The following are from one region of the Haloactinomyces albus genome:
- the uvrA gene encoding excinuclease ABC subunit UvrA: MADRLVVRGAREHNLRGIDLDLPRNSLIAFTGLSGSGKSSLAFDTIFAEGQRRYVESLSAYARQFLGQMDKPDVEFIEGLSPAVSIDQKSTSRNPRSTVGTITEVHDYLRLLYARAGKPHCPVCGELISKQTPQQIVDQVLAMPERTRFQVLAPVVRGRKGEYVDLFEQLQTQGFARARVDGTVYPLESPPALKKQEKHDIAVVVDRLTVKASAKQRLTDSVETALRLADGLVALEFVDVDEHDAQRERKFSENLACPNGHPFGVEELEPRSFSFNSPYGACPECAGLGIRKEVDPELVVPDEDLPLGEGAIAPWAGGHTAEYFTRLLTSLSEAIGFRMDTPWRRLPTKVRKAVLHGTTDQVHVRYRNRYGRQRSYYANYEGVIPFLERKLEQTESDYAREKYEGYMRDVPCPACDGTRLKPEILAVTMENAEHGDMSIAEVSALSVRDCAAFLNDLVLGQREEMIAGRVLKEVQARLGFLLDVGLDYLSLDRAAGTLSGGEAQRIRLATQIGSGLVGVLYVLDEPSIGLHQRDNHRLLETLSRLRDLGNTLIVVEHDEDTVRSSDWVVDIGPGAGEHGGRVVHSGPFKELLDNEDSLTGDYLARRKRIPLPDKRRPKDAKRQLTVVGAREHNLNEIDVSFPLGCLIGVTGVSGSGKSTLVNDVLASTLANKLNGARTVPGRHKRVKGLEHVDKLVQVDQSPIGRTPRSNPATYTGVFDRIRKLFAETTEAKVRGYQPGRFSFNVKGGRCEACAGDGTLKIEMNFLPDVYVPCEVCKGARYNRETLEVHYKGRTIAEVLDLPIEEAAEFFEPITAIHRHLKTLVDVGLGYVRLGQPAPTLSGGEAQRVKLASELQKRSTGQTVYILDEPTTGLHFEDIRKLLGVVNGLVDKGNTVIVIEHNLDVIKMSDWILDLGPEGGNGGGLLVAEGTPEQVVEVEGSYTGQFLAPVLGQQ; this comes from the coding sequence GTGGCTGACCGCCTTGTCGTCCGCGGTGCCCGTGAGCACAACCTGCGTGGGATCGACCTCGACCTGCCGCGAAACAGCCTCATCGCATTCACCGGGTTGTCCGGATCCGGCAAGTCGAGCCTCGCCTTCGACACCATCTTCGCCGAGGGGCAGCGCCGCTACGTCGAGTCGCTCTCGGCCTATGCCCGGCAGTTCCTGGGGCAGATGGACAAGCCGGACGTGGAGTTCATCGAGGGCCTTTCCCCGGCCGTGTCCATCGACCAGAAGTCGACCAGCCGCAACCCCCGCTCCACGGTGGGAACCATTACCGAGGTCCATGACTACCTGCGGTTGCTCTATGCCCGCGCGGGCAAGCCGCACTGCCCCGTCTGCGGTGAGCTCATCAGCAAGCAGACCCCACAGCAGATCGTCGACCAGGTGTTGGCGATGCCCGAACGCACCCGTTTCCAAGTGCTCGCGCCCGTCGTGCGAGGGCGCAAGGGCGAGTATGTGGACCTGTTCGAGCAGCTGCAGACACAGGGCTTCGCTCGTGCGCGCGTCGACGGCACCGTGTATCCGCTGGAGAGCCCTCCGGCGCTGAAGAAGCAGGAGAAGCACGACATCGCCGTGGTCGTGGACCGGCTCACGGTCAAGGCCAGTGCCAAGCAGCGACTCACCGACTCGGTGGAAACCGCGCTGCGGCTGGCCGACGGCCTGGTCGCGCTGGAGTTCGTCGACGTCGACGAGCACGACGCGCAGCGGGAACGCAAGTTCTCCGAGAACCTGGCATGCCCCAACGGCCACCCCTTCGGTGTGGAGGAGCTGGAGCCGCGCTCGTTCTCGTTCAACTCGCCCTACGGCGCCTGTCCCGAATGTGCCGGGCTCGGCATCCGCAAGGAGGTCGACCCGGAACTGGTGGTCCCCGATGAGGACCTCCCGCTGGGTGAGGGCGCCATCGCCCCGTGGGCGGGCGGGCACACCGCGGAGTACTTCACCAGGCTGTTGACCTCGCTGTCCGAGGCCATCGGTTTTCGGATGGACACCCCCTGGAGACGGCTGCCGACCAAGGTCCGCAAGGCGGTGCTGCACGGCACCACCGATCAGGTGCACGTGCGCTACCGCAACCGCTACGGCAGGCAGCGCTCGTACTACGCGAACTACGAGGGCGTCATTCCGTTCCTGGAACGCAAGCTGGAGCAGACCGAGTCCGACTACGCCCGCGAAAAGTACGAGGGCTACATGCGGGACGTGCCGTGCCCGGCGTGTGACGGCACCCGGCTCAAGCCGGAGATCCTGGCGGTGACGATGGAAAACGCCGAGCACGGCGACATGTCCATCGCCGAGGTCAGCGCGCTGAGCGTACGGGACTGCGCGGCCTTCCTGAACGATCTCGTCCTGGGCCAACGTGAGGAGATGATCGCAGGTCGCGTCCTCAAGGAGGTGCAGGCCAGGCTGGGTTTCCTGCTGGACGTGGGGCTCGACTACCTGTCCCTGGACCGGGCCGCGGGCACACTCTCCGGCGGGGAGGCACAGCGCATCCGCCTGGCCACCCAGATCGGTTCGGGCCTGGTCGGGGTGCTCTACGTGCTGGACGAGCCCTCGATCGGGTTGCACCAGCGGGACAACCATCGCCTGCTGGAAACTCTGAGCCGCCTGCGTGACCTGGGCAACACGCTGATCGTGGTCGAACATGACGAGGACACGGTGCGTAGTTCGGACTGGGTGGTCGACATCGGCCCGGGTGCCGGTGAGCACGGAGGCCGCGTCGTGCACAGCGGGCCGTTCAAGGAGCTGCTGGACAACGAGGACTCCCTGACCGGCGACTACCTCGCGCGGCGCAAGCGGATTCCGCTGCCGGACAAGCGCCGCCCGAAGGACGCCAAGCGGCAGCTGACGGTGGTGGGGGCCCGCGAGCACAACCTGAACGAGATCGACGTCTCGTTTCCTCTCGGCTGCCTGATCGGAGTGACGGGCGTGTCGGGGTCTGGTAAGTCGACGCTGGTCAACGATGTGCTGGCCTCGACACTGGCGAACAAGCTCAACGGAGCACGGACCGTTCCCGGTAGGCACAAGCGGGTCAAGGGCTTGGAGCACGTCGACAAGCTGGTGCAGGTCGACCAGTCACCGATCGGGCGCACCCCGCGCTCCAACCCGGCCACCTACACCGGGGTGTTCGACCGGATCCGCAAGTTGTTCGCCGAGACGACCGAAGCGAAGGTGCGCGGCTACCAGCCCGGCCGATTCTCCTTCAACGTCAAAGGGGGGCGCTGCGAGGCTTGCGCGGGTGACGGCACCCTCAAGATCGAGATGAACTTCCTGCCGGACGTGTACGTGCCGTGCGAGGTGTGCAAGGGGGCCCGGTACAACCGGGAAACCCTGGAGGTGCACTACAAGGGCAGGACCATCGCGGAGGTCCTGGATCTGCCGATCGAGGAGGCCGCCGAGTTCTTCGAGCCGATCACCGCGATTCACCGGCATTTGAAGACGCTGGTGGATGTCGGCCTGGGCTATGTGCGGCTCGGTCAGCCCGCGCCCACGCTGTCCGGCGGTGAGGCGCAGCGGGTGAAGCTGGCCAGCGAGTTGCAGAAGCGCTCGACGGGGCAGACCGTCTACATTCTCGACGAGCCCACCACCGGGTTGCACTTCGAGGACATCCGCAAGCTGCTCGGGGTGGTCAACGGTCTGGTGGACAAGGGCAACACGGTGATCGTCATCGAGCACAACCTCGACGTCATCAAGATGTCCGACTGGATTCTCGATCTCGGCCCCGAAGGCGGTAACGGCGGCGGTCTGCTCGTCGCGGAGGGAACTCCCGAGCAGGTCGTCGAGGTCGAGGGCAGCTACACCGGACAGTTCCTCGCGCCGGTGCTGGGACAGCAGTAG
- a CDS encoding maleylpyruvate isomerase family mycothiol-dependent enzyme: protein MTDFELARRYRSDSMSTPTGSPRTAALLASIEHATGHVLDAVHTMDEVSVHRPSLLPNWTRAHVISHLARSADGCVNLLTWARTGVEHPMYASREDRDADIREGSVRSHRILVEDLRASSARLVEAARALPPHAWSAEVVGAPGKPIPAYEVLRSRLLELWIHLVDLDHGFGLDDIPADDAEQLLADTVRQLAGRPDVPALTVVAEFADGTVRSWDLGVPLQRPQQGKRIHGRPGALLGWLLGRAGSGDLRGDVPDLPPWL from the coding sequence ATGACCGATTTCGAACTCGCCCGCCGGTACCGGAGCGACAGCATGAGCACTCCCACCGGAAGCCCCCGGACCGCGGCACTGCTCGCCTCGATCGAGCACGCGACCGGACACGTGCTGGATGCCGTGCACACCATGGACGAGGTCTCGGTCCACCGGCCGAGCCTGCTGCCGAACTGGACACGAGCGCACGTCATCTCTCATCTCGCCCGGAGCGCGGACGGCTGTGTCAACCTGCTCACCTGGGCCAGGACCGGCGTCGAACACCCCATGTACGCCAGCAGGGAAGACCGGGACGCCGATATCCGCGAAGGCAGCGTGCGCAGTCACCGGATTCTGGTCGAGGACCTGCGAGCCTCGTCCGCCCGACTGGTCGAAGCAGCGCGCGCACTGCCCCCGCATGCCTGGTCCGCCGAGGTCGTGGGGGCACCGGGCAAACCGATCCCGGCTTACGAGGTGCTGCGCTCACGGTTGCTCGAACTGTGGATCCACCTGGTCGATCTCGACCACGGATTCGGGCTGGACGACATTCCCGCCGACGACGCCGAACAACTCCTCGCCGACACGGTCCGGCAGCTCGCGGGACGCCCGGACGTACCGGCGCTCACCGTGGTGGCCGAGTTCGCGGACGGCACGGTCCGTTCCTGGGACCTCGGAGTACCGCTCCAGCGGCCCCAGCAGGGCAAACGGATACACGGCCGTCCGGGTGCGCTGCTCGGCTGGCTGCTCGGCCGGGCGGGCAGTGGCGATCTCCGCGGCGATGTCCCCGATCTGCCACCGTGGCTGTGA
- a CDS encoding MBL fold metallo-hydrolase, protein MEIHDQYTGHVEPGGAATRRQLDALTITKLSVGPMDNNAYLLTCRRTGDALLVDAANDPERLTDLLGHDDERPRLRTIVTTHKHGDHWQALGSIAGQTGSYTVAHPEDADELPVPPDRLVEHGETVQVGESAVEVIHLRGHTPGSIALLYRDPTGHPHLFTGDSLFPGGVGKTTSPEAFRSLVDDVENRVFAELPDTTWFYPGHGDDSTLGTERPKVPEWRERGW, encoded by the coding sequence GTGGAGATTCACGATCAGTACACGGGACACGTCGAGCCGGGTGGCGCGGCGACACGGCGCCAACTCGACGCACTGACCATCACGAAGCTCTCTGTCGGGCCGATGGACAACAACGCCTACCTGCTGACCTGCCGCCGCACCGGCGATGCGCTGCTGGTGGACGCCGCCAACGACCCGGAGCGCCTGACCGACCTGCTCGGTCACGATGACGAGCGCCCCCGCCTGCGCACCATCGTCACCACGCACAAGCACGGGGATCACTGGCAGGCACTGGGATCGATCGCGGGCCAGACCGGCTCCTACACCGTGGCGCATCCCGAGGATGCCGACGAGTTGCCGGTACCGCCGGATCGCCTGGTCGAGCACGGCGAGACCGTCCAGGTCGGCGAGTCCGCCGTCGAGGTCATCCACCTGCGGGGCCACACTCCCGGCTCGATCGCGCTGCTCTACCGCGACCCGACCGGCCACCCACACCTGTTCACCGGCGATTCCCTGTTCCCCGGCGGGGTCGGCAAAACCACCTCACCGGAGGCCTTCCGGTCACTGGTCGACGACGTGGAAAACCGCGTGTTCGCCGAACTCCCGGACACCACCTGGTTCTACCCGGGCCACGGCGACGACTCCACGCTGGGCACCGAACGCCCCAAGGTCCCGGAGTGGCGCGAACGCGGCTGGTGA
- a CDS encoding ImmA/IrrE family metallo-endopeptidase, with the protein MPETTTQAEELATTARALLGVDSDVPCAHLADKAATLGLLVFSLGLGVESADAATVLLRHGGISLINGGLRVGRRRLALAHELGHYLVADDYTVDWRVAEHQGDEHREKMFDRFARALLLPETALRTIWTRYASDDDNGMRTAAVRTASSYRVDMATLARRLTELGLVDRGDADSIRSIRTTRADIVELDLVVGEELVPPALPREYERAVLRLFRSESISTVRALDLLLDTWTEEMLPELPKRTEDQIWQYV; encoded by the coding sequence ATGCCCGAGACCACTACTCAGGCGGAGGAACTTGCCACAACCGCACGAGCTTTGCTCGGAGTGGACAGCGACGTCCCCTGCGCACACCTCGCCGACAAAGCGGCCACTCTCGGATTGCTGGTGTTCTCCCTCGGCTTGGGCGTCGAATCCGCTGACGCCGCGACGGTCCTTCTCCGCCATGGCGGTATCTCCCTCATCAACGGTGGGCTGCGTGTGGGTCGCCGACGTCTTGCACTGGCTCACGAACTCGGTCATTACCTGGTAGCGGATGATTACACTGTGGACTGGAGAGTCGCTGAGCACCAGGGCGACGAGCATCGAGAGAAAATGTTCGACAGGTTCGCGCGTGCTCTGCTTCTCCCGGAGACAGCCCTGCGGACCATCTGGACTCGCTACGCATCCGATGACGACAATGGTATGCGCACCGCCGCTGTCCGTACCGCGAGTTCGTATCGGGTCGACATGGCAACCCTCGCCCGCCGTCTCACCGAACTCGGCCTCGTTGATCGCGGAGACGCCGATTCGATCCGGTCGATTCGGACCACTCGCGCCGACATCGTGGAGCTGGACCTGGTGGTCGGCGAGGAATTGGTCCCTCCTGCCCTGCCACGCGAGTACGAGCGTGCCGTTCTCCGTCTATTCCGTAGCGAGTCGATCTCGACAGTGCGCGCTCTCGACCTGCTACTCGACACATGGACCGAAGAAATGTTGCCGGAACTGCCCAAGCGCACCGAAGACCAGATCTGGCAGTACGTCTGA
- a CDS encoding FAD-dependent monooxygenase: MKAVISGAGIAGLSLAQRLTTLGWDVVLVEKSPGPRSQGYMIDFFGPGYEAAEAMGVLPRMQELGYRVTKVSYVDHSGHRRAGLNYARFEQAINGRLLSIMRPDLELALRERVIGEAELRFGSGIAEIENFADGVRVTLDDGSVLGADLLVGADGVHSTVRRMVFGPEERYFRYLGFHTAAYTFDEPSIHQRVRDRFCLTDTVGRQMGFYGLRDGRVATFTVHRTTDPTLPDDARSAVRRAYSDLGWVVPRALEQCPESSEVYYDQVAQIEVPQWSHGRVVLLGDACQAVSLLAGQGASLAIAGAYVLGGQLASADSIDTALTRYRRLWQPVVVEKQRVGRRGAEWFLPSSRLRLWLRRSALKLANLPVLDRYFATALVGKSTATVEQLSGGLRSVRRD, translated from the coding sequence ATGAAGGCAGTGATCAGCGGAGCCGGTATCGCCGGCTTGTCTCTCGCTCAGCGCCTGACGACGCTCGGATGGGACGTCGTCCTGGTTGAGAAGTCGCCCGGTCCGCGCAGCCAGGGATACATGATCGACTTCTTCGGGCCCGGTTACGAGGCTGCCGAGGCGATGGGGGTGCTGCCTCGGATGCAGGAACTCGGCTACCGGGTCACCAAGGTGAGCTATGTCGACCACTCCGGTCACCGGCGCGCGGGCCTGAACTACGCGCGCTTCGAGCAGGCGATCAACGGCCGCCTGCTCAGCATCATGCGTCCCGATCTGGAGCTGGCGCTTCGGGAACGGGTGATCGGCGAGGCGGAACTGCGGTTCGGCAGCGGCATCGCCGAGATCGAGAATTTCGCCGATGGTGTTCGCGTCACTCTTGATGACGGGTCGGTCCTCGGCGCGGACCTGCTCGTCGGCGCGGACGGCGTTCATTCGACCGTGCGACGGATGGTGTTCGGCCCGGAAGAGCGGTACTTCCGCTACCTCGGGTTTCACACCGCCGCCTACACCTTCGACGAGCCGTCGATCCACCAGCGGGTCCGGGATCGTTTCTGCCTGACCGACACGGTGGGGCGGCAGATGGGATTCTACGGCCTGCGCGACGGCAGAGTGGCCACCTTTACGGTGCACCGCACCACGGACCCCACGCTGCCGGACGATGCGCGGTCGGCCGTGCGCCGGGCTTATTCGGACCTGGGATGGGTGGTTCCGCGCGCCCTGGAACAGTGCCCGGAATCGTCCGAAGTGTACTACGACCAGGTCGCCCAGATAGAGGTTCCACAGTGGAGCCACGGGCGAGTGGTCCTGCTGGGCGATGCATGCCAGGCGGTCTCGCTGCTGGCCGGCCAGGGTGCCTCGCTGGCCATCGCCGGTGCCTACGTGCTCGGCGGGCAGTTGGCGAGTGCGGATTCCATCGATACCGCGCTTACCCGTTATCGGCGGTTGTGGCAACCGGTCGTCGTCGAGAAGCAGCGGGTCGGGCGGCGTGGGGCCGAGTGGTTCCTGCCATCGTCGCGGCTGCGGCTGTGGTTGCGCAGGAGCGCGCTGAAACTGGCGAACCTTCCGGTGCTGGACCGCTACTTCGCCACCGCCCTGGTCGGCAAGTCCACCGCCACCGTCGAGCAGCTCAGCGGCGGGCTCCGTTCGGTTCGCCGAGACTGA
- a CDS encoding TetR/AcrR family transcriptional regulator translates to MPGRTAAERGREVRQKLLAAAAELIPELGWNAVTTRVLAERAGVAAGLVHYHFPSLQALLGESAVGVMRRVMSTAGPALDSAETVEAGMDMILGILDGYTGNDSTSLVFIEAYLAATRDENLRGELTALVADFRRDLARWLGERGRDRPEETASVLAAAIDGVLLHRALNPELTSAAVAPVLCKLFTPAESDGSDGSRKAGSR, encoded by the coding sequence ATGCCGGGACGGACAGCGGCGGAACGAGGACGGGAAGTACGGCAGAAGCTCCTGGCCGCCGCAGCCGAGCTCATCCCGGAACTGGGCTGGAACGCGGTGACTACCCGGGTTCTGGCCGAGCGTGCGGGCGTCGCTGCCGGGCTCGTCCACTATCACTTCCCGTCACTGCAGGCACTGCTCGGCGAGTCGGCAGTGGGGGTGATGCGGCGGGTGATGTCCACTGCCGGGCCCGCGCTCGACAGCGCCGAGACGGTCGAGGCCGGTATGGACATGATCCTCGGAATCCTCGACGGCTATACGGGAAACGACTCCACCTCGTTGGTGTTCATCGAGGCATACCTCGCTGCGACCCGCGACGAGAACCTGCGGGGCGAACTCACCGCTCTGGTCGCGGACTTCCGGCGCGACCTTGCCCGGTGGCTCGGCGAACGAGGTCGGGACAGACCCGAGGAAACCGCCTCCGTGCTGGCCGCCGCCATCGACGGTGTGCTGCTGCATCGGGCGCTGAATCCGGAGTTGACTTCGGCAGCAGTCGCGCCGGTGCTGTGCAAGCTCTTCACGCCCGCCGAATCCGACGGCAGTGATGGATCACGGAAAGCAGGCTCCAGATGA
- the pip gene encoding prolyl aminopeptidase, with protein MVRLYPEIEPYDQGMLDVGDGNLVHWETCGNPDGKPVVVLHGGPGSGCTPGWRRYFDPAAYRIVLFDQRGCGRSTPHASDPTVDLVTNTTHHLLADIELLRRHLGIEKWLVLGGSWGSTLGLAYAEKHPERVSEIVLVSVVTTTHREVEWITREMRRFFPERWARFREGVPVAERDGNLVEAYSRLLHDPDPAVREQAAQDWCAWEDTHVAVRSDHRPDPRYADPVFRLCFARLVTHYWRHAAWLEDGVLLREAGKLSGIPGVLVHGRLDVSSPPDIAWELARAWPDSELVLIDDAGHGAGEVGTIEALVTATDRFATRS; from the coding sequence GTGGTGAGGCTCTATCCGGAGATCGAGCCGTACGACCAGGGCATGCTCGATGTGGGCGACGGTAATCTCGTCCACTGGGAGACATGCGGCAATCCCGACGGCAAGCCGGTCGTCGTCCTGCACGGCGGGCCGGGATCAGGGTGCACTCCGGGGTGGCGGCGATACTTCGATCCGGCCGCGTACCGGATCGTGCTGTTCGACCAGCGTGGCTGCGGCCGGAGCACACCGCACGCGAGCGATCCTACTGTCGATCTGGTCACCAACACGACCCATCACCTGCTCGCCGACATCGAGCTTCTGCGCAGGCATCTCGGCATCGAGAAATGGTTGGTGCTCGGCGGATCCTGGGGTTCGACGCTCGGATTGGCCTATGCCGAGAAGCACCCCGAGCGCGTCTCGGAGATCGTGTTGGTCAGCGTCGTGACCACCACGCATCGGGAAGTGGAGTGGATAACCCGCGAGATGCGCCGGTTTTTCCCCGAGCGCTGGGCGCGATTCCGCGAGGGCGTCCCCGTGGCCGAACGCGACGGCAATCTGGTGGAGGCCTACAGCAGGCTGCTGCACGATCCCGATCCAGCCGTGCGGGAGCAGGCTGCGCAGGACTGGTGCGCCTGGGAGGACACGCACGTTGCCGTGCGTTCCGATCACCGGCCGGATCCGCGGTACGCGGATCCGGTGTTTCGCCTGTGTTTCGCGCGGTTGGTCACCCACTACTGGAGGCACGCCGCGTGGCTCGAGGACGGGGTGCTCCTGCGGGAGGCGGGCAAGCTCTCGGGCATTCCCGGCGTCCTGGTGCACGGCCGTCTCGACGTGAGCAGCCCGCCGGATATCGCCTGGGAGCTTGCCCGGGCGTGGCCGGACTCCGAACTCGTGCTGATCGATGATGCGGGACACGGCGCGGGCGAGGTCGGCACGATCGAGGCCCTCGTCACGGCCACCGATCGCTTCGCCACGCGTTCCTAG
- a CDS encoding alpha/beta fold hydrolase yields MARLSTGPVEYRLERCSGSAVIVFHGGHMRAGIALGEDVFTDPDHTVLVPSRPGYGRTPLRTGTSPSGFADVTRELCDHLGIDHVAAVLGISAGGRTAITMAARYPEFVQRLILENAPGFLPYPDRRTRLAAHLAFNAVTEKATWAAVRALMRFTPAVGLRLLLRDLSTESVGDVLSALDDEERARLIALFSRLRSGRGFLNDLRSAPDVTSEITRPTLVIASRKDGSVPFAHAESLVSGIRRAELVESDSESHFLWFGSDYPAVADRIRRFLACDLSGPEEP; encoded by the coding sequence ATGGCTCGTCTGAGCACCGGCCCTGTCGAATACCGGTTGGAACGATGCAGTGGTAGCGCCGTGATCGTGTTCCATGGTGGACACATGCGTGCCGGTATCGCACTCGGCGAGGACGTATTCACCGATCCCGACCACACAGTGCTGGTGCCCTCCCGCCCCGGCTACGGCCGGACTCCGCTACGGACCGGAACGTCGCCGAGCGGCTTCGCGGATGTGACCCGTGAACTCTGCGATCACCTCGGCATCGACCATGTCGCGGCTGTCCTGGGCATCTCGGCCGGGGGACGGACCGCGATCACGATGGCCGCGCGATATCCGGAGTTCGTGCAACGGCTCATCCTGGAAAACGCTCCGGGTTTCCTGCCCTATCCCGACCGCCGCACGCGCTTGGCTGCGCATCTCGCGTTCAACGCCGTCACCGAGAAAGCGACCTGGGCCGCCGTGCGCGCCCTGATGCGTTTCACCCCGGCGGTCGGTTTGCGATTGTTGCTGCGTGACCTGTCCACCGAGTCGGTCGGTGATGTTCTCTCCGCTCTTGACGACGAGGAGCGGGCGAGGCTGATAGCATTGTTCTCCCGACTGCGCTCCGGACGCGGTTTTCTCAATGACCTGCGCAGCGCACCGGATGTGACCTCCGAGATCACTCGGCCCACCTTGGTCATCGCCAGTCGCAAGGACGGTTCCGTCCCTTTCGCCCATGCCGAATCGCTTGTTTCCGGAATTCGACGTGCCGAACTGGTCGAAAGTGACTCCGAGAGCCATTTCCTCTGGTTCGGCAGCGACTATCCTGCGGTCGCCGACAGGATCCGGCGGTTTCTTGCTTGCGACCTATCCGGACCCGAGGAGCCATGA
- a CDS encoding S8 family peptidase: MRKKSGIALAAACALAYATALPAYAESDNSSDSGLVGEYIVVFEDNVDAQSLIQEHVQKLGIDLGSVYRSALQGYSAVMPEAVKNLIADAPGVAYVQPDREVHTTAQATPTGINRAGADESPTADIDGTDQRTNVDVAVIDTGVDLDHPDLNVYEEGAKSCSLLGLSANDNNGHGTHVAGTIGALDNGTGVVGMAPGARIWPVKVLNALGSGTTSDVICGIDYVAAHADRIEVANMSLGGSGADDGNCGNTNGDAQHQAICNAVSKGVTFVVAAGNSSKDAGTFAPAAYDEVITVSALADFNGRPGGGAASTCRADVDDTFADFSNFGSDVDLIAPGTCIRSTWMNGGYDTISGTSMASPHVAGGAALYTANHPNATPQQVKSALQNAGTLDWTWPSEDQDGTQEKLLDVSGF, from the coding sequence ATGAGAAAAAAATCCGGAATCGCATTGGCGGCGGCGTGTGCCCTTGCCTATGCCACTGCGCTTCCTGCCTATGCTGAATCGGACAACTCGTCCGATAGCGGACTCGTCGGCGAATATATTGTCGTGTTCGAAGACAATGTGGACGCCCAGAGCCTGATCCAAGAGCACGTCCAGAAGCTCGGCATCGACCTCGGCAGCGTCTACCGCTCCGCGCTGCAGGGCTACTCCGCAGTGATGCCCGAAGCAGTCAAGAACCTCATTGCCGATGCCCCGGGTGTGGCCTACGTCCAACCGGACCGGGAGGTGCACACCACGGCTCAAGCGACTCCGACGGGCATCAACCGGGCCGGGGCCGACGAGAGCCCCACGGCTGATATCGACGGCACCGACCAACGGACCAATGTCGACGTGGCGGTCATCGACACCGGCGTCGACTTGGACCATCCGGATCTCAACGTCTACGAGGAGGGTGCCAAGAGTTGCTCACTGCTCGGTCTGAGCGCCAATGACAACAACGGCCACGGTACCCATGTCGCGGGCACCATCGGGGCGTTGGACAACGGCACCGGGGTCGTCGGTATGGCACCCGGTGCGCGTATCTGGCCGGTGAAGGTGCTCAACGCACTGGGCAGCGGTACCACGTCGGACGTGATCTGCGGTATCGACTACGTGGCCGCCCATGCCGATCGGATCGAGGTCGCCAACATGAGTCTGGGCGGCTCCGGTGCCGACGACGGCAACTGCGGCAACACCAACGGCGATGCCCAGCACCAGGCGATCTGCAATGCGGTTTCCAAGGGCGTGACATTCGTCGTCGCGGCCGGGAACTCCTCGAAGGACGCCGGTACTTTCGCTCCGGCGGCCTATGACGAAGTGATCACCGTGAGCGCACTCGCGGACTTCAACGGCAGGCCCGGCGGCGGCGCGGCGTCGACCTGCCGTGCGGATGTCGACGACACCTTCGCCGACTTCTCCAACTTCGGCTCCGACGTCGACCTCATCGCACCCGGTACCTGCATCCGCTCGACGTGGATGAACGGCGGGTACGACACGATTTCGGGGACGTCCATGGCCAGTCCGCATGTGGCCGGTGGTGCTGCCCTCTACACGGCGAACCATCCGAATGCCACACCGCAACAGGTCAAGAGCGCGCTGCAGAACGCGGGCACGCTCGACTGGACCTGGCCCTCCGAGGACCAGGACGGCACGCAGGAGAAGCTGCTGGACGTCAGCGGTTTCTGA